One genomic window of Solanum dulcamara chromosome 12, daSolDulc1.2, whole genome shotgun sequence includes the following:
- the LOC129877240 gene encoding uncharacterized protein LOC129877240 gives MQTYLFLAPTSIDKGGSSNQNLSFGPWAWPNKRIGIFHPRSQVSASAIGGGQQSHYSVLGVPHNATSVDIKKAYRLLALKYHPDVSKDSGADEVFKKIHLAYDVLSNESSRNQYDQSLLHQDYSDSSSGGYWEYDFEYDNGIRTYRWADLKRKMQRERYWENFSSYYDKVEESQEETPDEERGPFAEVLRSAFLSLFLMYTVGVRLSLTFSSLMALLDRKLDAGYKIGYLVAWILGGRGGVLLALCLSFASWLCGKTSSSIVALVVIAVWVGSNVARYAPFPQGAILTLLYMSIKLQVDLN, from the exons ATGCAGACCTATCTCTTTTTGGCTCCCACTTCCATTGATAAAGGCGGTAGCTCAAACCAGAACTTATCTTTTGGACCATGGGCATGGCCTAACAAGCGCATAGGTATTTTTCACCCTCGTTCCCAAGTTTCAGCATCTGCTATTGGTGGCGGGCAGCAGAGCCACTATAGCGTGCTTGGTGTTCCACACAATGCTACTTCTGTTGATATAAAAAAGGCCTATCGCCTTCTTGCTCTCAAG TATCATCCTGATGTTAGCAAGGATTCAGGAGCTGATGaggttttcaagaaaatccaTCTTGCATATGAT GTATTATCTAATGAATCATCAAGAAATCAGTATGATCAGTCTCTTCTACATCAGGATTATAGCGACAGCTCTTCGGGAGGATATTGGGAATATGACTTTGAATATGACAATGGCATACGGACCTATAGGTGGGCTGATCTCAAACGAAAAATGCAAAGAGAGAGATACTGGGAAAATTTCTCGTCTTATTATGATAAAGTTGAGGAGTCTCAAGAAGAAACTCCAGATGAAGAAAGAGGTCCATTCGCGGAAGTGCTCAGATCTGCCTTCCTCTCTTTATTCCTAATGTACACCGTAGGTGTTCGTCTATCTTTGACATTTAGTAGCCTCATGGCCTTGCTTGATCGAAAGTTGGACGCTGGATACAAGATTGGTTACCTAGTTGCATGGATTTTGGGAGGCAGAGGTGGTGTTCTACTTGCATTATGCCTTTCGTTTGCAAGTTGGCTTTGTGGCAAAACCAGCAGTAGCATAGTCGCATTGGTGGTTATAGCCGTGTGGGTCGGATCCAATGTTGCTAGATATGCTCCATTCCCACAAGGTGCCATTCTTACACTGTTATACATGTCAATCAAGTTACAAGTTGATCTGAACTAA
- the LOC129876587 gene encoding arabinogalactan protein 14-like, protein MKAMKMNVLLVVVMVVVVAMSGIQNVVAVDAPAPAPASDATLFVPTIFASLIALAFGILF, encoded by the coding sequence ATGAAGGCAATGAAAATGAATGTTTTGTTGGTGGTTGTGATGGTCGTGGTGGTAGCCATGTCCGGAATTCAAAACGTAGTTGCAGTTGATGCGCCTGCTCCTGCTCCTGCCTCGGATGCTACCCTATTTGTACCGACCATTTTCGCTTCTCTCATAGCTCTTGCATTTGGAATTCTCTTCTGA